In Flavobacterium okayamense, a single window of DNA contains:
- a CDS encoding T9SS type A sorting domain-containing protein translates to MRTITFILFFLITFLANAQYQFEQVADIWTGTNNSSPRDFVEYNDEIYFRATNQYQTELYKSNGSVGNIQLVKNINGGASSVPTPLFVFNNLLFFKATTTAEGEELWITDGTELGTIMLKDIWLGNASSQVFETPNPLKQYFIKNSELYFTARDQPAAFSLWKTDGTSTGTVKVFDPVGFVFGNEFIEFNGKWYFTGRNTDAMNPELYVTDGTEAGTNLFAEINPNTSNTLAAGSNPRHFQVYDGYLYFAADNGTIGEELYRTDGITVELVADIFPNNLNPAFGKSSSPNSFYIFNNDLYFVANTYDAGLNQILGRELFRYNTTEGLVFIKDIFPGNLNGSLTYERNYFFELNNELYFAACDGSNGTNVYEIYKTDGTNSGTVKVVDYSALGNTSFSSGLINSKQYTIINNRMYFNHGSQQIWVTDGSNSGTQQLTNTGLPNVPISNLNFKPISLNNSIYFGANSASSGVELWKLTETALSNSDFDLGDNKNFIYPNPTKDVINIDIQNNDVITEIYDVSGKLILKSIDKKIDISHLNNGVYFLRLTYDNTYQVHKIIKQ, encoded by the coding sequence ATGAGAACAATTACATTTATCTTATTTTTTTTAATCACGTTTTTAGCTAATGCACAATACCAATTTGAACAAGTAGCCGATATTTGGACAGGTACAAACAACAGTTCACCAAGAGATTTTGTAGAGTATAATGACGAAATTTATTTTCGAGCAACAAATCAATATCAAACAGAACTTTATAAATCAAATGGTTCAGTGGGAAATATTCAACTGGTAAAAAATATTAATGGTGGCGCTTCATCTGTACCAACACCATTATTTGTTTTTAATAATCTATTATTTTTTAAAGCAACCACAACTGCAGAAGGCGAAGAGCTATGGATAACTGATGGAACAGAATTAGGTACCATAATGCTAAAAGATATTTGGTTAGGAAATGCAAGTTCTCAAGTTTTTGAAACTCCAAATCCTTTGAAACAATATTTTATAAAAAATAGTGAATTGTATTTTACAGCAAGAGATCAACCAGCTGCTTTTTCACTTTGGAAAACAGATGGAACATCAACAGGAACTGTAAAAGTCTTTGATCCAGTTGGTTTTGTTTTTGGAAATGAATTTATTGAATTTAATGGAAAATGGTATTTTACAGGTAGAAATACAGATGCTATGAATCCTGAATTGTATGTTACAGATGGAACTGAGGCTGGGACAAATTTATTTGCTGAAATTAATCCGAATACAAGTAATACTCTTGCCGCAGGTTCAAATCCAAGACATTTTCAAGTGTATGACGGCTATTTATATTTTGCAGCAGATAATGGTACAATTGGTGAGGAGTTATATAGAACGGATGGAATAACAGTTGAATTAGTAGCCGATATTTTTCCAAATAATTTAAATCCAGCTTTTGGTAAAAGCAGTTCTCCTAATAGTTTTTATATTTTTAATAATGATTTATATTTTGTTGCCAATACTTATGATGCAGGTCTAAATCAAATTTTAGGAAGAGAATTATTTCGTTACAACACAACAGAAGGCCTTGTATTTATTAAAGATATTTTTCCAGGGAATTTAAATGGAAGTTTGACTTATGAACGTAACTATTTCTTTGAATTAAATAACGAACTTTATTTTGCCGCTTGCGATGGTAGTAATGGAACTAATGTTTATGAAATTTATAAGACAGACGGCACTAATTCTGGAACAGTAAAAGTAGTTGACTATTCAGCTTTGGGAAACACAAGTTTTTCTTCAGGATTAATAAATAGCAAACAGTATACTATTATAAATAATAGAATGTATTTCAATCATGGAAGTCAACAAATTTGGGTTACGGACGGATCAAACTCTGGAACTCAACAATTAACCAATACAGGGTTGCCAAATGTTCCAATCTCTAATTTAAATTTTAAACCAATAAGTTTAAATAATAGTATCTATTTTGGTGCAAATTCAGCTTCAAGTGGTGTTGAGTTATGGAAATTAACTGAAACTGCTTTAAGTAATAGTGATTTTGATTTAGGTGATAATAAAAATTTTATTTATCCTAATCCAACAAAAGATGTTATCAATATAGATATTCAAAATAATGATGTTATTACTGAAATTTATGATGTTTCAGGAAAATTAATATTAAAATCTATAGATAAGAAAATTGATATAAGCCATCTTAATAATGGAGTCTATTTTTTGAGATTAACTTATGACAATACTTATCAAGTTCATAAAATCATAAAGCAATAA
- a CDS encoding sensor histidine kinase — translation MKYCFTITFLIVSTILFSQTPVIYEFGNELSKYSNEFYDIIETPNKTKWLSSENGLLTYDGRNFKKVRNEKQKGNTVFNLQIDEEGKLWFNNLYGQFFYLKNDSIYLYEDFNSILKGRLSQFTVKNKSVYLFSSKGIYCSTENKTIKISDKPALTYCYANGNGYFLDNDNNIFRFDFSTNEITLVSNLQINKSSSKPILFSVNSVCFLFTEYNGNGNFYKITETDVIQVNSPKNKLFERLINVNVIGNKVFVLSYNGTHLFTYENESFGYKNTFFKDNKVSSVYKDSEDNYWFTTLKDGIKVVPNLNLFSNNYNYKKYGYIVGSKVKSNNEVIFYTDLGYLLLFNSDKGITNFLKVPTKNIISAIEIDQEKALIYIGVNNNESFIYDLRNKTFTKTSLFNVAKDIKIIDDKVLYLTYNKSVLYSFNASQVLENIVDDSRAYTSLYSNSRREFFIATANGVFKFSNEVKSLLNCDNEVFHATSIVQTSNQTVWFSSVSNRLFYLKDNKVSNYQFKNFAPKEIKFIKAFKNEVWLATEKGLIKIDIENNFKETLFNTRNSGIESTIQTLEILNDKIFYTSNKEIFSIKKDLLNTKQTEIPNAYFTSVTVLDKEIDFNKEIELTHEKNNVKFSFNSNAFNNSENISYKYRLKNYDNSWRQIEDAERSVKYLSIPPGNYVFEVFPYYVDEVLKNDNKKIELAIVVKQPFWETIWFMLLIGFIIVIILFTIITVVNRFKLNKKNREISELLIDKRMTSLQLENLRSQMNPHFIFNALNSIQDYIVTNEKKLASSYLIKFSRLMRLYLEQSQVNEISLKEEIETLELYLSLEKNRFEADFEYEIKYDDNLLISQIKIPSLLLQPFIENAIKHGLSNKKGNKKIVVCFYQKANFIEIIIDDNGVGREATQNKENEYKSFATKATTKRVELINKNYKKNISVDIKDKYDELKNPSGTTVIIKISK, via the coding sequence ATGAAGTATTGTTTTACAATAACATTTTTAATTGTTTCTACTATTTTATTTTCTCAAACTCCTGTTATTTATGAATTTGGTAATGAGTTGAGCAAATATAGTAATGAATTCTATGACATAATTGAAACTCCAAATAAAACCAAATGGCTTTCTTCTGAAAATGGGTTACTTACTTATGATGGAAGAAATTTTAAAAAAGTAAGAAACGAAAAACAAAAAGGAAATACAGTTTTTAATCTTCAAATTGACGAAGAAGGAAAACTATGGTTTAATAACTTATATGGACAATTCTTTTACTTAAAAAATGATAGTATTTATTTATATGAGGATTTTAATTCAATTCTAAAAGGAAGATTAAGTCAGTTTACGGTTAAAAACAAATCGGTTTATTTATTTTCTTCAAAAGGGATTTATTGTTCAACTGAAAATAAAACAATTAAAATTAGTGATAAACCTGCTTTAACGTATTGTTATGCAAACGGAAATGGATATTTTTTAGACAATGATAATAATATTTTTAGATTTGATTTTTCTACTAATGAAATCACACTTGTATCTAATTTACAAATAAATAAATCATCTTCTAAACCAATACTTTTTTCAGTAAACTCAGTTTGTTTTTTGTTTACAGAATATAATGGTAATGGAAATTTCTATAAAATAACTGAAACAGATGTTATCCAGGTTAATAGTCCAAAAAACAAACTTTTTGAACGATTAATTAATGTAAACGTTATAGGAAATAAAGTTTTCGTGCTTTCTTATAACGGAACGCATTTGTTTACTTATGAAAACGAAAGTTTTGGTTATAAAAACACTTTTTTTAAAGATAATAAAGTAAGTAGTGTTTATAAAGATTCTGAAGATAATTACTGGTTTACAACGTTAAAAGACGGAATTAAAGTAGTTCCTAATTTAAATTTATTTTCAAATAATTATAACTACAAAAAATACGGATATATTGTAGGTTCAAAAGTTAAAAGTAATAACGAAGTTATTTTTTACACCGATTTGGGTTACTTGCTATTATTTAATTCAGATAAAGGAATTACCAATTTCTTAAAAGTTCCAACAAAAAACATCATTTCTGCAATTGAAATAGACCAAGAAAAAGCATTAATTTATATTGGTGTTAATAATAACGAAAGTTTTATTTATGATTTAAGAAACAAGACATTTACAAAGACATCGCTTTTTAATGTTGCAAAGGATATAAAAATTATCGATGATAAAGTATTGTATTTAACTTATAATAAATCTGTTTTATATAGTTTTAATGCAAGTCAAGTTTTAGAAAATATTGTTGATGATTCTAGAGCTTATACTTCACTTTACAGCAATTCAAGAAGAGAGTTTTTTATTGCAACTGCAAATGGTGTTTTCAAATTTAGTAATGAAGTAAAATCGCTTTTAAATTGTGATAATGAAGTTTTTCATGCTACTTCAATAGTACAAACGAGTAATCAAACGGTTTGGTTTTCTAGTGTAAGTAATCGTTTGTTTTATTTAAAAGATAATAAGGTTTCTAATTACCAATTTAAAAATTTTGCACCCAAAGAAATTAAATTCATCAAAGCCTTTAAAAATGAGGTTTGGTTGGCAACCGAAAAAGGGTTAATAAAGATTGATATTGAAAATAATTTTAAAGAAACACTTTTTAATACACGAAACAGCGGAATTGAAAGTACAATACAAACCTTAGAAATACTCAATGATAAAATATTTTACACGAGTAATAAAGAAATATTTAGTATTAAAAAAGATTTATTAAATACAAAACAAACTGAAATTCCAAATGCTTATTTTACATCGGTAACTGTTTTAGATAAAGAAATTGATTTTAATAAAGAAATTGAATTAACTCACGAGAAAAACAATGTTAAATTTTCTTTTAATTCAAATGCATTTAATAATTCCGAAAATATATCTTATAAATACCGTCTTAAAAACTATGATAATTCTTGGAGACAAATAGAAGATGCGGAACGTTCAGTGAAATATTTATCAATTCCTCCAGGAAATTATGTTTTTGAAGTTTTTCCTTATTACGTAGATGAAGTCTTAAAGAATGATAATAAAAAAATTGAATTAGCAATTGTTGTAAAGCAACCTTTTTGGGAAACAATTTGGTTTATGTTATTAATAGGATTTATAATAGTAATAATATTATTTACAATAATTACTGTTGTAAATAGATTTAAACTCAACAAGAAAAATAGAGAAATTTCTGAATTACTAATCGATAAAAGAATGACTTCTCTTCAATTAGAAAATTTACGTTCTCAAATGAATCCGCATTTTATTTTTAATGCCTTAAATTCAATTCAAGATTATATTGTAACAAACGAAAAGAAATTGGCGAGTTCCTATTTGATAAAATTTTCCAGATTAATGCGTTTGTATTTAGAACAAAGTCAGGTAAACGAAATCTCATTAAAAGAAGAAATAGAAACATTAGAACTATATCTATCTTTAGAAAAAAACAGATTTGAAGCAGATTTTGAATATGAAATAAAATATGATGATAACTTATTAATTTCTCAAATTAAAATTCCATCTCTATTACTACAACCTTTTATAGAAAATGCTATTAAGCACGGATTGAGTAATAAAAAAGGAAATAAGAAAATCGTAGTTTGCTTTTATCAAAAAGCTAATTTTATTGAAATTATTATAGACGATAATGGAGTAGGGAGAGAAGCAACTCAAAATAAAGAAAACGAATATAAATCTTTTGCTACAAAAGCTACAACAAAACGAGTTGAGCTTATAAACAAAAATTACAAGAAAAACATTTCAGTTGATATAAAAGATAAATACGATGAGCTTAAAAATCCATCTGGAACAACTGTAATAATTAAAATTTCTAAATAA
- a CDS encoding LytR/AlgR family response regulator transcription factor — MNCIIIDDEKSARSLIKTFLKENFPQFTTYFEASNLEDGVTIIKQNKIDIVYLDIQMPGENGLEISKYFDEDNFIFKIIFTTAYHQYAIEAFKLNALDYLLKPIDETELVKATQKAILEIEKNELGNKLENLKQALKQIAITKIALDVPKGILFMNLDDIVYFEADGMYTKVHLKTNETKLVSKPLKFFTDQLENKPIFFKCHRSFLVNLMFVKELIKNDGDYLILDNKQTIPIAKSKKDEFIAVIKDTFW, encoded by the coding sequence ATGAACTGTATAATAATTGATGATGAAAAGAGTGCTAGAAGTTTAATTAAAACTTTTTTAAAGGAAAATTTCCCTCAATTTACGACCTATTTTGAAGCTTCAAATTTAGAAGATGGAGTTACTATTATTAAACAAAATAAAATAGATATTGTATATCTTGATATTCAAATGCCAGGTGAAAATGGTTTAGAAATAAGTAAGTATTTTGATGAAGATAATTTCATTTTTAAAATCATTTTTACAACAGCGTATCATCAATATGCAATAGAGGCATTTAAGTTAAATGCTTTAGATTATCTTTTAAAACCAATTGATGAAACTGAATTAGTAAAAGCTACACAAAAAGCAATTTTAGAAATTGAAAAAAATGAATTAGGAAATAAATTAGAAAACCTAAAACAAGCTTTAAAACAAATAGCAATTACAAAAATAGCATTAGATGTTCCTAAAGGAATTTTGTTTATGAATTTAGACGATATTGTCTATTTTGAAGCAGATGGAATGTATACAAAAGTGCATTTAAAAACGAACGAAACTAAATTGGTAAGCAAACCCTTAAAATTCTTCACAGATCAATTAGAAAACAAACCAATATTTTTTAAATGTCATAGAAGTTTTCTAGTCAATTTAATGTTTGTAAAAGAATTGATTAAAAATGATGGTGATTACCTAATTTTAGATAATAAACAAACAATTCCTATAGCAAAATCTAAAAAAGATGAATTTATAGCAGTAATCAAAGATACGTTTTGGTAA
- a CDS encoding T9SS type A sorting domain-containing protein → MKKFLLFTIAIFSYALNAQTVVYVDVDATGNNDGTSWANAYNSLHNALNNTNVAGAEIWIAEGTYKPINASTPFLNQYGVNIFGGFVGTELTKADRNVDPWLHPVYLSGDINGDDLNEVPSASSTNKSDNATRILQIEPTTVSGTTLNHVQENIVIDRINFVNAYGGSALYSHPASGTNYTQNQITLLNCRFARNYAATRPAFDIWANIFGGSSANPIKTFSLLNSIVDENVSQVGYAFEYRGLQDYDKIFIGNNLFIANKVEDAGKSGSVARFISNGAQGLSVFFNNNTLSLNQEGAGVAASVASCIRLERTTGGVGGAWYNNIYYNNIGTSEFVGFTTSGVGINFGDTNARDFTPSNDISNSIYLPTTPFVDISSGNFEPLAAYRQNGTMGGFGGYNFSDFPATDCFQNSRTYSSGTIIGLGAIQHANTAMFHGPGDIANLSTPAPVGDIFVDASATGNNDGTSWADAYNSLYDALNSTSFVPGGKVFVKAGTYYPTTGGFTVSDDNVQIFGGFDGTETDENDRDMSLIYTTNATIISGDVNGDDIAGDFASNKSDNLAQLMNVNTNLVTLDGFIFESAHKPSGSNPVIYFPTTYNTSYFTLKNSIIRNNYTGNGLLMDYRYFTDTIEFINVAIKGNLVNNGICLFQSSSSNTPIDFNFVNLEFTDNQFNSDFGAIWLRETGTSNMNTTIINSTFVNNQNDFSTTAIKHLVNISSAGSLDNNVDVYNSIFYNNYYNSSIVSDKVFDNSKTGEGINGDLDIDNCIAPTIYPYTSNIDSDAFNISTANPNLDADYKPTSTSTAVIDQGTNSFYNSGLFGTLDASGNTRFVNTTIDLGAYEYNTALSSSSFSTNDFKLYPNPVTNFFIIEAKEAIQKVEVYNLMGTKVMETNQTQVNISFLNAGIYLVKIYSENKVGLQKIIKK, encoded by the coding sequence ATGAAGAAATTTTTACTATTTACAATTGCAATTTTTTCTTATGCTCTCAATGCACAAACAGTTGTTTATGTAGATGTAGATGCCACAGGAAACAATGATGGAACCAGTTGGGCTAATGCTTACAATTCTTTACATAACGCATTAAACAACACAAATGTTGCTGGTGCAGAAATTTGGATTGCAGAAGGAACCTATAAACCTATTAACGCTTCAACTCCATTTTTAAACCAATATGGTGTTAATATTTTTGGTGGATTTGTGGGTACAGAGTTAACAAAAGCAGATCGAAACGTTGACCCATGGTTACATCCAGTATATTTATCAGGAGATATTAATGGAGATGATTTAAACGAAGTACCTAGCGCATCATCAACAAATAAAAGTGATAATGCAACACGTATTTTGCAAATTGAGCCAACTACTGTTAGTGGAACTACTTTAAATCATGTACAAGAAAACATTGTAATAGATCGTATTAATTTTGTAAATGCCTACGGTGGAAGTGCTTTATACAGTCATCCAGCTAGCGGTACTAACTATACACAAAATCAAATCACACTTTTAAATTGTCGTTTTGCACGAAACTACGCGGCAACTAGACCAGCTTTTGATATTTGGGCCAATATATTTGGAGGAAGTAGTGCAAATCCTATTAAAACGTTTTCATTACTTAACAGTATAGTAGATGAAAATGTTTCTCAAGTTGGTTATGCTTTTGAATATAGAGGACTTCAGGATTATGATAAGATTTTTATAGGAAATAATTTATTTATTGCAAACAAAGTAGAAGATGCAGGAAAGTCGGGTAGTGTAGCTAGATTTATTTCTAACGGAGCACAAGGTCTTAGTGTGTTTTTTAATAATAATACCCTTTCTTTAAATCAAGAAGGAGCTGGTGTTGCGGCTTCAGTAGCTAGTTGTATTCGCTTAGAGAGAACTACAGGTGGCGTAGGCGGAGCTTGGTATAACAACATTTATTATAACAATATAGGAACAAGTGAATTTGTAGGATTTACTACTTCTGGTGTAGGTATAAATTTTGGTGATACTAACGCTCGTGATTTCACACCTAGTAATGATATCTCAAATTCTATATATCTACCAACAACCCCTTTTGTAGATATTTCTTCAGGAAATTTTGAACCTTTAGCAGCCTATCGTCAAAATGGAACTATGGGTGGTTTTGGAGGCTATAACTTCTCTGATTTTCCAGCAACTGATTGTTTTCAAAATTCAAGAACATATTCAAGCGGTACAATTATTGGTCTAGGAGCTATCCAACATGCAAATACGGCTATGTTTCATGGACCTGGAGATATTGCAAATCTATCTACACCTGCACCAGTAGGTGATATTTTTGTAGATGCATCAGCTACAGGTAATAATGATGGTACATCTTGGGCAGATGCTTATAACTCTTTATATGATGCTTTAAATTCTACTAGTTTTGTGCCTGGAGGAAAAGTGTTTGTAAAAGCAGGAACGTATTATCCAACAACAGGAGGATTTACGGTAAGTGATGATAATGTTCAAATTTTTGGAGGTTTTGATGGTACTGAAACCGATGAAAATGATAGAGATATGTCGCTGATTTACACAACAAATGCTACCATTATTTCAGGAGATGTTAATGGCGATGATATTGCCGGAGATTTTGCATCTAACAAATCAGATAATCTAGCACAATTAATGAATGTTAATACAAACTTAGTTACTCTTGATGGTTTTATTTTTGAAAGTGCTCATAAACCAAGTGGTAGTAATCCTGTAATTTATTTTCCAACAACTTATAACACATCGTATTTTACGCTAAAAAACAGTATCATTAGAAACAATTATACTGGTAATGGATTACTGATGGATTATAGATATTTTACAGATACTATTGAATTTATTAATGTTGCTATTAAAGGAAATTTAGTTAATAACGGAATTTGTTTATTCCAAAGTTCAAGTAGTAATACACCTATCGATTTTAATTTTGTGAATTTAGAGTTTACAGATAATCAGTTTAATTCAGATTTTGGTGCTATTTGGCTTAGAGAAACAGGAACTTCAAATATGAATACAACAATTATTAATTCGACTTTTGTAAACAATCAAAATGATTTTTCTACAACAGCAATCAAACATTTAGTTAATATTAGTTCTGCAGGTTCTTTAGATAATAATGTTGATGTTTATAATTCTATTTTTTATAATAATTACTACAATTCTTCTATAGTTAGTGATAAGGTTTTTGATAATTCTAAAACTGGTGAAGGGATTAATGGAGATTTAGATATTGATAATTGTATTGCACCTACAATTTATCCTTATACATCTAATATTGATTCAGATGCTTTTAACATAAGTACAGCAAATCCTAATTTAGATGCTGATTATAAACCGACTTCAACTTCGACAGCAGTTATAGATCAAGGAACTAATTCATTTTATAATTCTGGTTTATTTGGAACTTTAGATGCATCTGGAAATACAAGATTTGTTAATACTACAATTGATTTAGGTGCTTATGAATACAACACTGCGTTAAGTAGTTCAAGTTTTTCTACAAACGATTTTAAACTTTATCCTAATCCAGTAACTAATTTCTTCATTATAGAAGCTAAAGAAGCTATTCAAAAAGTGGAGGTTTATAACTTAATGGGAACAAAAGTTATGGAAACAAATCAAACTCAGGTAAATATTTCGTTTTTAAATGCAGGTATTTACTTAGTAAAAATTTACTCAGAAAATAAAGTAGGACTTCAAAAAATTATAAAAAAATAA
- a CDS encoding S41 family peptidase, translating into MKLNSLTYLLLLSSSFIMSQTKAYIKTEEAKADLEELIQTFEEVHYNPYFKTSKEEFNFIKAQTIENWDKDSIALKNFVATGMKLTALLSGGHSYMDWQNLKLLPEIKRYSFLPLTGKIINGKFVVTKSKLSNIKVNDTVQTINGLGTLELYEECLSYIGGIDGFKNATCEKAFPLYLFFNQALQPPYDIVVSQYKRSFSKGIDLNELIEFINSEQVKSDYTFDIIEDNIGLISYNSCNDYEAFTKFLKETFQKIKDLNVDKLIIDIRENGGGNSKLNDLLLSYITKKDYRQSSGRYWKVSEKSKKVYSENKVYEDLFGKEFLKKYLDTPNQEVIESFTNDLVTPISVDNFFNGKTCFLIGPNTFSSANFLADAIKTYNISTLIGLPTGEYTNDFGEQFSFTLKNSGNLVFVSSTYDIGANGNKDVLEPVMPDILVDSNILKYSVKWLKSYK; encoded by the coding sequence ATGAAATTGAATTCCTTAACGTATTTACTTCTTTTAAGTTCTAGTTTTATAATGAGTCAAACTAAAGCTTATATAAAAACTGAGGAAGCTAAAGCTGATTTAGAAGAATTAATACAAACTTTTGAAGAGGTACATTATAATCCTTATTTTAAAACCTCAAAAGAGGAATTCAATTTTATTAAAGCTCAAACTATTGAAAATTGGGATAAAGACTCTATAGCTTTAAAAAATTTTGTTGCAACAGGAATGAAACTGACAGCTTTGTTAAGCGGTGGTCATTCTTATATGGATTGGCAAAACCTTAAGCTTTTACCCGAAATAAAGCGGTATTCTTTTCTTCCACTTACTGGCAAAATCATAAATGGAAAATTTGTAGTAACAAAGTCTAAATTGTCTAATATAAAAGTTAATGATACGGTACAGACAATTAATGGGTTAGGAACTTTAGAACTCTACGAAGAATGTTTGTCTTATATTGGCGGAATTGATGGTTTTAAAAATGCAACTTGCGAAAAAGCTTTCCCATTATACTTATTTTTTAATCAAGCTTTACAACCTCCTTACGATATTGTAGTTTCACAATACAAACGTTCATTTTCAAAGGGAATAGATTTGAATGAATTAATAGAATTTATTAACTCAGAACAAGTAAAATCAGATTATACTTTTGACATTATAGAAGATAATATTGGCTTAATTTCATATAATAGTTGTAATGATTATGAAGCCTTTACAAAATTTTTAAAAGAGACATTTCAAAAAATTAAAGATTTAAATGTTGATAAATTAATAATTGATATACGTGAAAATGGTGGAGGAAATTCCAAGTTAAACGATTTGTTACTATCGTATATCACAAAAAAAGACTATCGTCAATCTAGTGGACGTTATTGGAAAGTAAGTGAAAAATCCAAAAAAGTATATTCAGAAAATAAAGTTTATGAAGACTTGTTTGGGAAAGAATTTTTAAAAAAATATTTAGACACACCTAATCAAGAAGTTATAGAAAGCTTTACCAACGATTTAGTAACTCCAATATCAGTAGATAATTTTTTTAATGGTAAAACCTGCTTTTTAATTGGACCTAATACTTTTTCAAGTGCAAATTTTTTAGCAGATGCCATAAAAACTTATAATATTTCTACATTAATAGGTTTACCTACTGGCGAATACACTAACGATTTTGGAGAGCAGTTTAGTTTTACTCTTAAAAATTCTGGTAACCTAGTATTTGTTAGTTCTACATATGATATTGGAGCAAATGGTAACAAAGATGTTTTAGAACCTGTAATGCCTGATATTTTGGTTGATTCTAATATTCTTAAATATTCAGTTAAATGGTTAAAATCCTATAAATAA